From Aquila chrysaetos chrysaetos chromosome 3, bAquChr1.4, whole genome shotgun sequence, the proteins below share one genomic window:
- the MAPRE1 gene encoding microtubule-associated protein RP/EB family member 1, which produces MAVNVYSTSVTSDNLSRHDMLAWINESLQLTLTKIEQLCSGAAYCQFMDMLFPGSVALKKVKFQAKLEHEYIQNFKVLQAGFKRMGVDKIIPVDKLVKGKFQDNFEFVQWFKKFFDANYDGKEYDPVAARQGQETVAPNLVAPVVNKPKKSLSSSSAAPQRPIVTQRTAATPKTGSGMVKKAAGDDESAGLIEQINVLKLTVEDLEKERDFYFGKLRNIELICQENEGENDPVLQRIVEILYATDEGFVIPDEGAPQEEQEEY; this is translated from the exons atgGCAGTTAATGTGTATTCTACTTCAGTGACCAGCGATAACTTGAGTCGACATGACATGCTCGCATGGATCAATGAGTCTCTGCAGCTGACCCTGACAAAGATCGAACAGCTGTGCTCAG gTGCTGCATACTGTCAGTTTATGGATATGCTCTTCCCAGGTTCTGTAGCGCTCAAGAAAGTGAAGTTTCAGGCAAAATTGGAACATGAGTACATTCAAAACTTCAAGGTTCTACAAGCAGGTTTTAAACGAATGGGTGTTGACAAA aTAATTCCTGTGGACAAActagtgaaaggaaaatttcaggACAACTTTGAATTTGTTCAATGGTTCAAAAAATTTTTTGATGCAAACTATGATGGGAAGGAGTATGATCCTGTTGCTGCTCGACAAGGCCAAGAGACAGTAGCACCAAACCTTGTTGCTCCAGTTGTGAACAAACCCAAGAAATCTCTCAGTTCTAGCAGTGCag CCCCCCAGAGGCCCATTGTTACACAGAGGACCGCAGCAACTCCAAAAACTGGTAGTGGAATGGTCAAAAAGGCTGCAGGAGATGATGAATCAGCAGGATTGATTGAGCAG ATCAATGTATTGAAACTTACTGTTGAAGAtctggagaaggagagagactTCTACTTTGGCAAATTGAGGAACATTGAATTGATCTGCCAGGAAAATGAAGGGGAGAATGATCCAGTGTTGCAGAGGATTGTGGAAATTCTTTATGCCACAGAT GAAGGCTTTGTGATACCTGACGAAGGAGCACCGCAGGAGGAACAAGAAGAGTATTAA
- the DNMT3B gene encoding DNA (cytosine-5)-methyltransferase 3B isoform X2 translates to MSMVKSLERLEQRLAVMVAAQETSQAWSSLGEEGPATMKKDKSHGRDEADCRAELILINGDCTDPPNDEPALLLEANGKPSTPDAGGLGLPSLKNNKKASKGELSKEDLSWPLALTGAQEVRPRGSAGWESSLRQKPPVRLIFQAGQTRHEMKIKETNSVETLRDLPAPLRSSKRRSAVSIPMTTIDLTEEDSRDSSRSSSTLSGSSSQEGQNGSTELGAEEPESRDVGMALEYQDGKEFGIGELVWGKIKGFSWWPAIVVSYRATAKRQAVSGMRWVQWFGDGKFSEVSADKLVGLMAFRQHFNSSTFNKLVSYRRAIYHALEVARSRSGKTFAAAPGESLEEQLKPMIDWALTGFKPLGFKGLRPPKASENGALRNGTEEVLSLEQCPPTKRLKTNPCNNSKEQRVEEDQTREQMVSEVTNNSGSLEDSCLSCGRRNPATFHPLFEGGLCQTCRDRFLELFYMYDEDGYQSYCTVCCEGKELLLCSNASCCRCFCVECLEVLVGRGTSAKAKEQEPWNCYMCQPQRSYGVLQRRQDWNTRLQDFFTSDKGQEYAAPKIYPTVPPAKRRPIRVLSLFDGIATGYLVLKDLGIQVEKYIASEICEDPIAVGTTRQEGNITYVHDVRNITKRNIEEWGPFDLVIGGSPCNDLSLVNPARKGLYEGTGRLFFEFYHLLNYARPKAGEERPFFWMFENMVAMRVNDKRDISRFLECNPVMIDAIKISAAHRARYFWGNLPGMNRIFGFPLHYTDVSNIGRGARQKLLGRSWSVPVIRHLFSPLKDYFACE, encoded by the exons GCGACCATGAAAAAGGACAAGAGCCACGGCCGGGATGAGGCAgactgcagggcagagctgatCCTCATCAACGGGGACTGCACCGATCCTCCTAACGACGAACCCGCCCTTCTCCTGGAGGCGAACGGGAagcccagcactccag ATGCTGGGGGCCTGGGGCTGCCGTCCCTGAAGAACAACAAGAAGGCGAGCAAGGGAGAGCTCTCCAAGGAGGACCTGTCCTGGCCGCTCGCTCTCACGGGGGCACAGGAG GTGCGGCCCAGGGGCAGCGCTGGTTGGGAGAGCAGCCTCAGGCAGAAGCCCCCCGTCCGCCTCATCTTCCAGGCAGGGCAGACCCGGCACGAGATGAAGATCAAGGAAACAAACAGCGTGGAGACTCTCAGGGACCTGCCAGCTCCCCTGCGG AGCTCCAAGCGGCGCTCGGCCGTGTCCATCCCCATGACCACCATCGACCTGACGGAGGAGGACTCCCGGGACTCgtcccgcagcagcagcacgcTCTccggcagcagctcccaggaggGCCAGAACGGCTCCACCGAGCTGGGGGCCGAGGAGCCGGAGAGCAGAGACGTGGGGATGGCACTGGAGTACCAG GACGGGAAGGAATTTGGAATTGGGGAGCTCGTCTGGGGAAAGATCAAAGGTTTCTCCTGGTGGCCTGCGATCGTCGTCTCCTACAGAGCCACGGCCAAGCGCCAGGCTGTCTCGGGCATGCGGTGGGTGCAGTGGTTCGGAGACGGGAAGTTCTCCGAG GTTTCTGCAGACAAGCTGGTGGGACTGATGGCCTTTAGGCAGCATTTCAATTCTTCCACGTTTAATAAGCTGGTCTCCTACCGACGAGCCATATACCATGCCCTGGAG GTTGCCCGGAGCCGGTCGGGGAAGACGTTTGCAGCCGCCCCCGGGGAGTCCctggaggagcagctgaagcCCATGATCGATTGGGCGCTCACCGGCTTCAAACCCTTGGGCTTCAAGGGACTGAGACCACCCAAAGCCTCAG AGAACGGGGCCCTGAGGAACGGGACGGAGGAGGTGCTGTCCCTTGAGCAGTGCCCCCCCACCAAGAGGCTGAAGACCAACCCCTGTAACAACAGCAAGGAGCAGCGAGTGGAAGAGGACCAGACCCGAG AGCAAATGGTTTCCGAAGTTACGAACAACAGCGGGAGTCTCGAAG ACAGCTGTTTGTCCTGCGGGAGGAGAAACCCGGCCACCTTTCATCCGCTGTTTGAGGGGGGCCTCTGCCAGACCTGCAGG GATAGATTCCTGGAGCTCTTCTACATGTACGACGAGGACGGCTACCAGTCTTACTGCACTGTCTGCTGCGAAGgcaaggagctgctgctctgcagcaacgccagctgctgcag GTGCTTCTGTGTGGAGTGTCTGGAGGTGCTGGTGGGGCGAGGGACGTCAGCCAAGGCAAAAGAGCAGGAGCCCTGGAACTGCTACATGTGCCAGCCCCAGAGGAGCTACGGGGTGCTGCAGCGCCGGCAGGACTGGAACACCCGTCTGCAGGACTTCTTCACCAGTGACAAGGGACAGGAATAC GCTGCACCCAAAATCTACCCAACGGTCCCACCAGCGAAGAGGAGACCCATTCGAGTGCTCTCTTTATTTGATGGCATAGCAAcag GATACCTGGTGCTGAAGGACTTGGGCATCCAAGTGGAGAAGTACATTGCCTCGGAGATCTGCGAAGACCCCATTGCTGTGGGCACCACGCGGCAGGAGGGCAACATCACCTACGTGCACGACGTCAGGAACATAACCAAGAGAAAT ATTGAGGAGTGGGGTCCTTTTGACCTGGTGATCGGTGGAAGCCCATGTAACGACCTCTCCCTTGTCAATCCAGCCAGGAAGGGGCTGTATG AAGGAACCGGGAGGCTGTTCTTCGAATTTTACCACCTGCTCAACTACGCCCGTCCCAAGGCGGGAGAGGAGCGCCCCTTCTTTTGGATGTTCGAGAACATGGTGGCCATGAGGGTCAACGACAAGAGGGACATTTCTCGGTTTCTGGAG TGTAACCCAGTTATGATTGATGCTATCAAGATATCAGCTGCCCACCGAGCACGCTATTTCTGGGGCAACCTTCCAGGCATGAACAG GATCTTTGGCTTCCCCCTCCACTACACGGATGTCTCCAACATCGGCCGCGGGGCTCGCCAGAAGCTGCTGGGGAGATCGTGGAGCGTCCCCGTCATCCGGCACCTCTTTTCCCCGCTCAAGGATTACTTTGCCTGCGAATAG
- the DNMT3B gene encoding DNA (cytosine-5)-methyltransferase 3B isoform X1, which produces MSMVKSLERLEQRLAVMVAAQETSQAWSSLGEEGPATMKKDKSHGRDEADCRAELILINGDCTDPPNDEPALLLEANGKPSTPDAGGLGLPSLKNNKKASKGELSKEDLSWPLALTGAQEVRPRGSAGWESSLRQKPPVRLIFQAGQTRHEMKIKETNSVETLRDLPAPLRSSKRRSAVSIPMTTIDLTEEDSRDSSRSSSTLSGSSSQEGQNGSTELGAEEPESRDVGMALEYQDGKEFGIGELVWGKIKGFSWWPAIVVSYRATAKRQAVSGMRWVQWFGDGKFSEVSADKLVGLMAFRQHFNSSTFNKLVSYRRAIYHALEVARSRSGKTFAAAPGESLEEQLKPMIDWALTGFKPLGFKGLRPPKASENGALRNGTEEVLSLEQCPPTKRLKTNPCNNSKEQRVEEDQTREQMVSEVTNNSGSLEDSCLSCGRRNPATFHPLFEGGLCQTCRDRFLELFYMYDEDGYQSYCTVCCEGKELLLCSNASCCRCFCVECLEVLVGRGTSAKAKEQEPWNCYMCQPQRSYGVLQRRQDWNTRLQDFFTSDKGQEYAAPKIYPTVPPAKRRPIRVLSLFDGIATGHARVATSSFCADEGDWETKESSATSDLCPLAGYLVLKDLGIQVEKYIASEICEDPIAVGTTRQEGNITYVHDVRNITKRNIEEWGPFDLVIGGSPCNDLSLVNPARKGLYEGTGRLFFEFYHLLNYARPKAGEERPFFWMFENMVAMRVNDKRDISRFLECNPVMIDAIKISAAHRARYFWGNLPGMNRIFGFPLHYTDVSNIGRGARQKLLGRSWSVPVIRHLFSPLKDYFACE; this is translated from the exons GCGACCATGAAAAAGGACAAGAGCCACGGCCGGGATGAGGCAgactgcagggcagagctgatCCTCATCAACGGGGACTGCACCGATCCTCCTAACGACGAACCCGCCCTTCTCCTGGAGGCGAACGGGAagcccagcactccag ATGCTGGGGGCCTGGGGCTGCCGTCCCTGAAGAACAACAAGAAGGCGAGCAAGGGAGAGCTCTCCAAGGAGGACCTGTCCTGGCCGCTCGCTCTCACGGGGGCACAGGAG GTGCGGCCCAGGGGCAGCGCTGGTTGGGAGAGCAGCCTCAGGCAGAAGCCCCCCGTCCGCCTCATCTTCCAGGCAGGGCAGACCCGGCACGAGATGAAGATCAAGGAAACAAACAGCGTGGAGACTCTCAGGGACCTGCCAGCTCCCCTGCGG AGCTCCAAGCGGCGCTCGGCCGTGTCCATCCCCATGACCACCATCGACCTGACGGAGGAGGACTCCCGGGACTCgtcccgcagcagcagcacgcTCTccggcagcagctcccaggaggGCCAGAACGGCTCCACCGAGCTGGGGGCCGAGGAGCCGGAGAGCAGAGACGTGGGGATGGCACTGGAGTACCAG GACGGGAAGGAATTTGGAATTGGGGAGCTCGTCTGGGGAAAGATCAAAGGTTTCTCCTGGTGGCCTGCGATCGTCGTCTCCTACAGAGCCACGGCCAAGCGCCAGGCTGTCTCGGGCATGCGGTGGGTGCAGTGGTTCGGAGACGGGAAGTTCTCCGAG GTTTCTGCAGACAAGCTGGTGGGACTGATGGCCTTTAGGCAGCATTTCAATTCTTCCACGTTTAATAAGCTGGTCTCCTACCGACGAGCCATATACCATGCCCTGGAG GTTGCCCGGAGCCGGTCGGGGAAGACGTTTGCAGCCGCCCCCGGGGAGTCCctggaggagcagctgaagcCCATGATCGATTGGGCGCTCACCGGCTTCAAACCCTTGGGCTTCAAGGGACTGAGACCACCCAAAGCCTCAG AGAACGGGGCCCTGAGGAACGGGACGGAGGAGGTGCTGTCCCTTGAGCAGTGCCCCCCCACCAAGAGGCTGAAGACCAACCCCTGTAACAACAGCAAGGAGCAGCGAGTGGAAGAGGACCAGACCCGAG AGCAAATGGTTTCCGAAGTTACGAACAACAGCGGGAGTCTCGAAG ACAGCTGTTTGTCCTGCGGGAGGAGAAACCCGGCCACCTTTCATCCGCTGTTTGAGGGGGGCCTCTGCCAGACCTGCAGG GATAGATTCCTGGAGCTCTTCTACATGTACGACGAGGACGGCTACCAGTCTTACTGCACTGTCTGCTGCGAAGgcaaggagctgctgctctgcagcaacgccagctgctgcag GTGCTTCTGTGTGGAGTGTCTGGAGGTGCTGGTGGGGCGAGGGACGTCAGCCAAGGCAAAAGAGCAGGAGCCCTGGAACTGCTACATGTGCCAGCCCCAGAGGAGCTACGGGGTGCTGCAGCGCCGGCAGGACTGGAACACCCGTCTGCAGGACTTCTTCACCAGTGACAAGGGACAGGAATAC GCTGCACCCAAAATCTACCCAACGGTCCCACCAGCGAAGAGGAGACCCATTCGAGTGCTCTCTTTATTTGATGGCATAGCAAcag GACATGCAAGAGTCGCCACATCGAGCTTCTGTGCTGACGAAGGAGACTGGGAGACTAAAGAGAGCAGTGCAACCTCAGACCTCTGTCCCTTGGCAGGATACCTGGTGCTGAAGGACTTGGGCATCCAAGTGGAGAAGTACATTGCCTCGGAGATCTGCGAAGACCCCATTGCTGTGGGCACCACGCGGCAGGAGGGCAACATCACCTACGTGCACGACGTCAGGAACATAACCAAGAGAAAT ATTGAGGAGTGGGGTCCTTTTGACCTGGTGATCGGTGGAAGCCCATGTAACGACCTCTCCCTTGTCAATCCAGCCAGGAAGGGGCTGTATG AAGGAACCGGGAGGCTGTTCTTCGAATTTTACCACCTGCTCAACTACGCCCGTCCCAAGGCGGGAGAGGAGCGCCCCTTCTTTTGGATGTTCGAGAACATGGTGGCCATGAGGGTCAACGACAAGAGGGACATTTCTCGGTTTCTGGAG TGTAACCCAGTTATGATTGATGCTATCAAGATATCAGCTGCCCACCGAGCACGCTATTTCTGGGGCAACCTTCCAGGCATGAACAG GATCTTTGGCTTCCCCCTCCACTACACGGATGTCTCCAACATCGGCCGCGGGGCTCGCCAGAAGCTGCTGGGGAGATCGTGGAGCGTCCCCGTCATCCGGCACCTCTTTTCCCCGCTCAAGGATTACTTTGCCTGCGAATAG